The proteins below are encoded in one region of Streptomyces ficellus:
- a CDS encoding O-methyltransferase, whose amino-acid sequence MRQLRGQERVITANRQTSWAFADAFVAEDDALRWARDRARDAGLPSVSPGTGAALRLLAATADAKAVAEIGTGTGVSGIYLLEGMRPDGVLTTVDLEPERQQFAKQAFRAAGFAGNRARFIPGRALDVLPRLADGGYDLVFCDGDRTECLDYLAESLRLLRPGGLVCFEGVFADGRTVDSAAQPAEVLRVRELLRTVRESQELLPALLPVGDGLLCAVRRGG is encoded by the coding sequence TTGCGCCAACTACGGGGACAGGAGAGGGTCATTACCGCCAACCGGCAGACGAGCTGGGCGTTCGCCGACGCCTTTGTCGCCGAGGACGACGCGCTGCGCTGGGCCCGGGACCGGGCCCGGGACGCGGGGCTGCCCTCGGTGTCGCCAGGCACCGGCGCCGCGCTGCGTCTGCTGGCGGCCACGGCGGACGCCAAGGCGGTGGCGGAGATCGGCACGGGCACGGGCGTGTCCGGCATCTACCTGCTGGAGGGCATGCGCCCCGACGGCGTCCTGACCACGGTGGACCTGGAGCCGGAGCGCCAGCAGTTCGCCAAGCAGGCGTTCCGGGCGGCCGGCTTCGCGGGGAACCGGGCCCGTTTCATCCCGGGCCGGGCGCTGGACGTGCTGCCGCGCCTGGCGGACGGCGGGTACGACCTGGTCTTCTGCGACGGGGACCGCACCGAGTGCCTGGACTACCTCGCTGAATCGTTGCGCCTGCTGCGGCCCGGCGGCCTGGTCTGCTTCGAGGGCGTCTTCGCCGACGGCCGTACGGTGGACTCGGCGGCCCAGCCCGCCGAGGTGCTCAGAGTCCGCGAGCTGCTGCGCACCGTGCGGGAGAGCCAGGAGCTGCTGCCGGCGCTGCTGCCGGTGGGCGACGGCCTGTTGTGCGCGGTGCGGCGGGGCGGCTGA
- the sigE gene encoding RNA polymerase sigma factor SigE — MVGAPLDTTRADRGGAAAPVDRGGVLRRLLRSAGEPKSVTNTADRSMPADFAPTTATFAPDADSQAWTPPSWEEIVSTHSGRVYRLAYRLTGNQHDAEDLTQEVFVRVFRSLSTYTPGTFEGWLHRITTNLFLDMVRRKQRIRFDALGDDAAERLPSREPSPQQVFHDTHFDADVQQALDTLAPEFRAAVVLCDIEGLSYEEIAATLGVKLGTVRSRIHRGRSHLRKALKHRSPQARAEQRTLAVVGGEGGPA, encoded by the coding sequence ATGGTAGGGGCTCCACTGGACACCACCAGAGCCGACAGGGGAGGTGCGGCTGCGCCTGTGGATCGGGGAGGAGTGCTGCGGCGCCTTCTCAGGTCGGCGGGTGAGCCGAAATCCGTGACCAACACCGCTGACCGTTCCATGCCCGCCGACTTCGCACCCACCACCGCGACCTTCGCCCCGGATGCGGATTCGCAGGCGTGGACTCCGCCCTCGTGGGAGGAGATCGTCAGCACGCACAGTGGCCGGGTCTACCGCCTCGCGTACCGCCTGACCGGCAATCAGCACGACGCCGAGGACCTCACCCAGGAGGTCTTCGTCCGGGTGTTCCGCTCGTTGTCGACGTACACGCCCGGCACGTTCGAGGGCTGGCTGCACCGCATCACCACCAACCTCTTCCTGGACATGGTGCGCCGCAAGCAGCGCATCCGGTTCGACGCCCTCGGCGACGACGCGGCGGAGCGGCTGCCCAGCCGCGAGCCGTCGCCCCAGCAGGTCTTCCACGACACGCACTTCGACGCCGACGTGCAGCAGGCCCTCGACACCCTCGCGCCCGAGTTCCGCGCCGCGGTCGTCCTCTGCGACATCGAGGGACTGTCGTACGAGGAGATCGCCGCGACCCTCGGCGTCAAGCTCGGCACCGTCCGCAGCCGCATCCACCGCGGCCGGTCCCACCTGCGCAAGGCCCTCAAGCACCGGTCGCCCCAGGCGCGGGCCGAGCAGCGCACCCTGGCGGTCGTGGGCGGGGAGGGCGGACCCGCGTGA
- a CDS encoding anti-sigma factor family protein, translating into MSGTSPTPAEQHLGDRLAALVDGELGHDARERVLAHLATCPKCKAEADAQRRLKSVFAQAAPPPPSAGLLARLQGLPGGAPGGDDDRGGPFGPGSGFGVRPGAFGYAGGPDSAFRIHEVGRQEAERSPWRGRRFAFAAASAVSFAAIALGGALPTAATVDARGDGTGNNVTPLRSPGQTPSGAGTGDSNRRRGGGSGPVKATDRSVPPLSAVPLHAVQRPGAHPFLSASPLNGVSALSGTHPAPLIRPAGLASHLATASGTAPAAAPSPSSLPLPGGR; encoded by the coding sequence GTGAGTGGCACAAGTCCGACCCCCGCGGAGCAGCACCTGGGGGACCGTCTCGCCGCGCTCGTCGACGGCGAGCTCGGTCATGACGCCCGCGAGCGGGTCCTCGCCCACCTGGCGACCTGTCCCAAGTGCAAGGCCGAGGCCGACGCGCAGCGCCGGCTCAAGAGCGTCTTCGCGCAGGCCGCGCCCCCGCCGCCCTCCGCAGGGCTGCTCGCACGCCTCCAGGGGCTGCCCGGGGGCGCTCCGGGCGGTGACGACGACCGGGGCGGACCCTTCGGACCGGGCAGCGGCTTCGGAGTGAGACCCGGCGCCTTCGGCTATGCCGGAGGGCCCGACAGTGCGTTCCGCATCCACGAGGTGGGACGCCAGGAGGCCGAGCGCTCCCCGTGGCGCGGCCGCCGGTTCGCGTTCGCGGCGGCCAGCGCGGTGTCGTTCGCGGCGATCGCCCTGGGCGGCGCGCTGCCCACGGCCGCCACGGTCGACGCCCGCGGCGACGGCACGGGCAACAACGTCACACCGCTGCGGTCGCCCGGCCAGACCCCGTCGGGCGCGGGCACCGGCGACAGCAACCGCCGCCGCGGCGGAGGAAGTGGGCCCGTGAAGGCGACGGACCGGTCGGTCCCGCCGCTGTCCGCCGTCCCGCTGCACGCGGTGCAGCGCCCCGGAGCCCATCCCTTTCTGTCGGCGTCCCCGCTCAACGGGGTGAGCGCGTTGAGCGGCACGCACCCCGCCCCGCTGATACGCCCCGCGGGGCTGGCGTCGCACCTCGCCACGGCCTCCGGCACCGCGCCGGCCGCCGCCCCGTCACCCAGCTCGCTCCCGCTGCCCGGGGGCCGCTGA
- a CDS encoding S1C family serine protease — protein MDDGKPTEPKPKWWSRPARHAVASPEADTPAHGTPADGIPGTPQVPAPAPEPAPVPARPQPLHQPDEYRTPPYGEPGPWAPAPPVQRPGPTPAQGTAVPPAYGTPPPAAPQPGTPQPGTPQHHQHAQPAVPPQAPPPHPPQPQPQPQQPQATQWLQYDPWSTPGGPRQPLTHSGGPVPHAPRKGRRRGLAVVAALLFAGLTGVLGGGVGAYIERHGGLTTVELPQAGADEEGRAPDSVAGIAASALPGVVTLHVSGGGEQGTGTGFVLDERGHILTNHHVVDPAGTSGDITVTFSGGETAAAELVGKDSGYDLAVVRVKGVSNLRPLPLGNSDNVRVGDPVVAIGAPFDLQNTVTSGIISAKERPITAGGEKGDGSDISYVDALQTDAPINPGNSGGPLLDSKARVIGINSAIRAADSGSGAEGGQAGSIGLGFAIPVNQGKRVAEELINTGKASHPVIGVSLDMKYSGDGARVGDKAQDGGASVTPGGPAAKAGVRPGDVITRVDGQRVHSGEELIVKIRAHRPGDRLRLTLERGGKEQTRTLTLGSASGG, from the coding sequence ATGGACGACGGTAAGCCCACGGAGCCGAAGCCGAAGTGGTGGAGCCGCCCCGCGCGACACGCGGTGGCGTCGCCGGAAGCGGACACCCCCGCGCACGGCACCCCGGCCGACGGCATCCCCGGCACCCCCCAGGTGCCCGCACCGGCCCCCGAGCCGGCCCCGGTCCCGGCACGCCCGCAACCGCTGCACCAGCCCGACGAGTACCGCACCCCGCCCTACGGCGAGCCCGGACCGTGGGCGCCCGCCCCGCCCGTACAGCGGCCGGGGCCGACCCCGGCGCAGGGGACCGCCGTCCCGCCCGCGTACGGCACGCCGCCCCCGGCCGCACCGCAGCCGGGCACCCCGCAGCCGGGCACCCCGCAGCACCACCAGCACGCGCAGCCCGCCGTGCCGCCGCAGGCGCCCCCGCCGCACCCCCCGCAGCCCCAACCACAGCCGCAGCAACCGCAGGCGACGCAGTGGCTCCAGTACGACCCCTGGAGCACTCCCGGCGGGCCGCGGCAGCCGCTCACGCACTCCGGCGGCCCCGTGCCGCACGCGCCGCGCAAGGGGCGGCGCCGTGGCCTCGCCGTCGTGGCGGCCCTGCTCTTCGCGGGCCTCACCGGCGTGCTCGGCGGCGGGGTCGGCGCGTACATCGAACGGCACGGCGGTCTCACCACCGTCGAACTCCCGCAGGCCGGCGCGGACGAGGAGGGCCGGGCTCCCGACAGCGTCGCCGGCATCGCGGCCAGCGCCCTGCCCGGCGTCGTCACGCTGCATGTGAGCGGCGGCGGCGAACAGGGCACCGGCACCGGATTCGTCCTCGACGAGCGCGGCCACATCCTCACCAACCACCACGTGGTCGACCCGGCCGGCACCTCCGGTGACATCACCGTCACCTTCAGCGGCGGCGAGACGGCCGCCGCCGAACTGGTCGGCAAGGACAGCGGCTACGACCTCGCGGTCGTCCGGGTGAAGGGCGTCTCCAACCTGCGGCCGCTGCCGCTGGGCAACTCCGACAACGTCCGCGTCGGTGACCCGGTGGTCGCCATCGGCGCGCCCTTCGACCTCCAGAACACGGTGACCTCCGGCATCATCAGCGCCAAGGAGCGGCCCATCACCGCGGGCGGCGAGAAGGGCGACGGCAGCGACATCAGCTATGTCGACGCCCTCCAGACCGACGCCCCGATAAACCCCGGCAATTCGGGCGGCCCGCTGCTGGACTCCAAGGCCCGCGTCATCGGCATCAACAGCGCCATCCGCGCCGCCGACAGCGGCTCCGGCGCCGAGGGCGGCCAGGCCGGTTCGATAGGGCTCGGCTTCGCCATCCCCGTCAACCAGGGCAAGCGCGTCGCCGAGGAGCTCATCAACACCGGCAAGGCCAGCCACCCCGTCATCGGCGTCAGCCTCGACATGAAGTACAGCGGCGACGGCGCCAGGGTCGGCGACAAGGCGCAGGACGGCGGAGCCTCCGTCACGCCCGGCGGCCCGGCCGCCAAGGCGGGCGTCCGTCCCGGTGACGTCATCACCCGGGTCGACGGCCAGCGCGTGCACAGCGGCGAGGAGCTGATCGTCAAGATCCGTGCGCACCGGCCCGGCGACCGGCTGCGGCTGACCCTGGAGCGCGGCGGCAAGGAGCAGACCAGGACGCTGACGCTGGGTTCCGCCTCCGGTGGCTGA